The following DNA comes from Sander lucioperca isolate FBNREF2018 chromosome 2, SLUC_FBN_1.2, whole genome shotgun sequence.
TGGCGGGGGCCGAGCAGCGGctggaggagaaccaggaggagcaggagaaTTTCAGGAAGAGCCTGCGGacgctgctggagctgctggacGGCAAGATCTTTGAGCTGACGGAGCTCAGAGACACCTTGGCTCGGCTCATAGAGGAGGCCAGCTAGAGACGGAGCTGCCTAATCTTCACAGACAGAGCCATATGATAATGTACACTCTGAGATCCCGAACTCAACCACACCAATTCTACCCACCATGCCCCACCTTCCTCCTATACCCCACACACATCAAAACTGAGACACTACACTGCCCCAATTCTGATTTTGCTCAAAAAGGGCAGCTAACTCCCCTAATCAAGCTCCCAATAATCGCAGTTCAAGACAACGCAGGGACTACCTCATCTTgccttctgattggctggtgtAGGCGTAACCTCGGTTGAATTGATCTCTCCAGAAGTAGGGATGCCTGTCTTGGCACACTGCAACTGCCCCCCAAACCCACCCACACACTCTCAAAGAGTTAACTTGAGATCTGTGCCTCAGTGCCACCTGCTGTTTGACTGGGAGAGCTGCACCACAGCTTGCAgcatcacatcacacacacataccccttttctttctctctgaacTGCCCCCTCCAAGGGGAATGTTGAAAGTCATGTGGAAATAATTGCTGTTAAGACTCAGAGAACTGCGCCAAAGCTGCCAAATCCCCCCAAAATATTGTCCTCTAACTAGCAGATGCTTtgatccaaagtgacttactgTACAGAGAAGTGCTGAACAGAGAAACCACGTTTGAGCTCAGGCTGCCAGCGGATTGTCACTGGAAACAGAGAATTAAAGGATGGCGCTCAACAAACCAGTATTACCTATTTACACAGGGCTGCTGGGAAATTAAGTTTGGTTTacgtatatatcctatataTTCACACCCTATATAAAATCCTACATGATAGCTGAGTATTGAATCTTCCAGAGGAATTGTTCGTGCCACACAGAAATTTTAGAGGGTGTGTGCCCATGAGGAATGAGAATTTCTGTATCCAGACTGCTTCCACCGTCACAGACACCTGACCTGTCTTCCTGCCAAACTCAGTGTGGTGTGTGTTCCCAAACAAGGCCTGACCTGCGACATAACGGCCTGACCTGCGACATAACGCGTGCCTTCAAAGCACATATGCGTGGACACACGTTtgtatataatatgtgtgtgtaatttatgAGAGAGAAAGACCCTGTTTTTGGACATCAAggcccacacacagacacacacagacagacagacacacgcacgcacacacacacacacacacacacacacacacacacacacacgcacacacacacacacacactgagcaatACCAGACAGGCTCTATACAACacctctatctatctctatcagGTACTCTACTCAGTGGACTCATGCAGATAGGTCAAGTGCAACTCAGCTGATTCCCCCTGTCCGACAGAAAGTGAACTACCGTTGACCGCGAACCTGTGTGGCAGCCCTTTCTGGTCGAAGTAGTGCATCATGAAGGGCTTATAGAGTGTCATCTAGGTGTTCGTAAATCTCCACCCTCAGTGGAACTGACCACAGTATTTCACTTACATTGAGAACTGTACTCAGTTTCTATCCTTTTTTACGCTGGATAAAACACTGATGATATAATTATAGAACTCTATAAGACTACTTTCTACTCATGACATTGtaaatgaatggatggataaCTCAAATGcagtaacgccctgcagtggcTTATTGTTGTGTATTAACCTACGGAAAAGTATTGCATAGTTATTATAGAATATCTACTCTGTaggaaaacaatgaaaacctcttcaatatatattcaaaatgcgtaacaacacaatgtaaacaCATAGTGTTAAGCGTTCTGTACCAAAACTTACACTTCTAAAGCAGCTCCTGTACCAGTTAAATCCAAAACTGcatcttaaaatctttttctttATAATCACTCAATTTCTAAAAAGCTATATTCTCACATGAAATGCtgcttatattttttttcaaatgagcaCCCTGTTTGCACTGTGTTATAACACCGTTGTAACTACATTATATATCGAGAGATTTTCATTAAATACTAGCACAGCCTAATTCTGTACTTAAAATATTGTAGATAGTTACACAGGTTAATACACTGGAATAAGACCCATGTAAAGGAAGTTacccaattttttttctttctggttTATCTTTGACAGTCGAATGACAGAGATGGAATACCTTGATATTAATGCTATTGTTAATGATAATGAATGCCTTTGTACAGTAGTGGATAATAAGCTTTTCATTCTCCTGTTTTGTAACTTATGATATTTAAATGTAggtattattattgtatttagaggtaTGAGAAGACTGGCAATATTTTTGACTATTTAAAGTAATTTTGAACTCATGATATTAAAGAGGTACCTCAGGCCAATGATGTTCGTAGATTGGTGAGacttgtgtgtttgcaggtgaAAGGATTTACCAAATGCTGGTGAAAAACGATCAGGAGACACACCTGTTGGTGCTTCAGCCAAACTAAATCCTTTGTTGAATTCAAACAAAGACAGCCCTACCAGGCTAAGAACACACATCTGTGAACTGAGAAATGCTATGTTTTATATTCAAATACAGTGACAGCAGAATTCAGTGTGTGCAAATCGCTTTTGTTatggtttgttttttaagaaACACATTATTCAAATTATTCAACAGTGAAACAGACAATCTCAGAATTTGCTTCACAAGGTTTTATTCAAATGCATGGGAgaggttgtaaaaaaaaaggtttgaataaatgaaaatggtagaacaaaaaggcaaaaaggTATTCTTGGAACAGTATATTTATACACTactaaagtgtaaaaacaactgTAACGTTTAATAAGTCCATTGTTTTAGGCAACCAATCTGAACTCATTATTACCCATTTAACTTGTTTCGTCCCTTTTCTTGTATTTTGATATTGCACTTCTCAAGTGTCTGACTGGCGTATTCAGACAGCGGGTCATATAGTCAGCCTGCGTGGATAACAGGTCTACATAGGAAATATTCAGAAGCAAACACATCACAAAACAATTTGGCTGGAAATGCTTTGGAAAAAAGGATACAAACAAAGCAATGGAACGCAATGTAAAATTACAGTTAGCTCCAAAAGGTTATATATAGATAAAGATCAGTGTAAAGCACATGACAGTGTGTTTCTAAGGTCAGTCTGAGCCCAGTTTCCCAAACATTTTGAGCACATTGTTTAATGGAGCAAAGTAAACCTTAGCACTAACATATTTTGGGAAACTCTGCCCTGGTCAGTTATAGTGCCATAGAGTTGGGTAAGGTCTGGGATAGGTTTTTAAGTTAAGAGTTATGGTTAGATCTCTTCCTCATGCTACATGATGAGGGTACCATGGACGAACATTGTGCTGACAGTGACAGAAGACATGTACAGTAAAAGTGCCTCAGGTTTGCTCTGCCAGCATTGAGCTATTTTCAAGCTGACACACACTTCCATGCCTGTTCTTTCTACATTAGTGCGTGCTTTATGATTAATCTGCAAATGGCTCTCAACACAAGAACAAGAGAAAAACATAAATCTTTGCTGTTTGTGCATGCTGAGGCTGTTTCAGAATTAGAGCTTAGTTTATGAATTCACATACTTTTGCTTCATGTTAACATGTATGTTAGCATGAATTCCTCTGCTGCTAAGCATCCCACTGGTCCTGACATACTGTCCTTCCATCACACCTCTGTAGGTCCAGGTCCACATTGTTTGGTGCTTTTTAACTTACTCATCTGCTACAGATATGTTTCACCAGTGATGAAAAAAAGTTGTTACTGTGCAAAGTGATTCATAATTTGTACTATGCATTATCAAAGTgctgaaaccatttaaaaaaaaaaagacttatgAGTTGAGCCTGTGGATGCACTTTGCTACTAAAATGTTTCTGTACATGTTGGCTGTGAGTTTAGTGTGAGCGTCAGAGTCCATGTGTGCATGAGCGGATTTTCACTTCCAGCACAGTGAGTAACAGGCCTCCTACTGTTTGCTTCTGCCTACTGAGTGCAGTGAAAGAAATGAGATGAGATGCAATAGCGGAGAGAAACTGCATGCATCACGACCGCCTAATCCACAGCCCACAGTGACTCCCTACAGCGCTGAGAGAATCTAGCTTCCCACAAACCATCCATCATTCAAATGAGCGTGACCGGTTTCACAGCTCTGCCTTGACTATCCCACATACAAAGTTTGGGAATCACCAACCAAGTCTGCCCACACTTTACCACGCTAACTATATTAACTCCTCCCCACTAAAGAAACTGCAGCTCTGGTGGTGTCCCTTCATCTAATCCTTTTCCCACTCTAGGTGAGCAGCTTCTGCTCAGAGATGTTGTTAGTTTCAGCACCAAACGATAAACCTACTGTGACTCTCCATATCTCCCACCAGCCTGGCCATATGCTGCGGTCGAACAGATGGTTCGATACATATTCCCTCACCCAGATAGGGGGGTGAGAGTTGGGGTTAGTGAAGGTCAGAGGAGGACAAGAGCGGGGGGAGGGTTAGGAATCTGGTGCGACAGACTAAAGGATTTACAGTCTTTGTGCAGTGTCAGACTGGACAAGCAGTCGTCCTTATACTGTGGGACAATAACACACCCACGTGTGACATATAGCATACAGTAGTGTTGTTCAGTCATAGTACACTGGTTGAGTAAAAATAGGACAGAGCGTCAGCAGAGGTGATGGTGTTACGGTTTACAATCTGGAGAGTAAGTCCAGTTCAAATCTCACTGTGATCTTCTATTTGTTTTTCTATCTCCCACATGATACCAAATGATCAACCGTACCCATTACTTCATTTGTGTTGCAGTTAAAGTTTCTCCGTTCTAATGCTTTGGGGCGAGTGGTTTCAGTTTCACAAATAGCTGTCAGTGCAGTGTTTTGGTGTAAAATGTGTTATGTGCTGTTCTGGATGTTGTAGCCACTAAAGGCCAGTGCAGAGCTTTTCAACAGTACAACtgcaaaacaataaataaacataacatcCTCACAATCTGATACAGGAATAAAACCTACAGATAATGTCCTTCACGATGGGCCATGTAGTGTGAAAAACAAATGAACAGGTTAACCATAGACCTTTGGAGCATTTGGTGAGTTGGTGATATTCGGTATGATTCAGGCCCTGGCGTAGTCACTAGGTACATGTGTGACTGGGCTGTGTGTGCTTGAGTGTGAGTGAAAGAGTGCCAGAGGGTGCAGGCATCTGTGTGCGTGTTATTTGTTGCGTCTGAGCCGGGAACCCTAGCTTTCCCAGTCATCGTCATCTGAGTCAGAGTCTGGTGAGGCATCCTTTATGCGGCGCAGCGCCTCGTGGATGCTCCTGGTCAGGGGGTCGGTGGAGGCCGGGAGCTCTCCCTGATCCCTTCTCTCTTTCCTGGGGACGCGCCTCAGTTTGACCCCCTTGCGAATCTGAGCCAGGATGCTGTTGGGGTCATCGTCACCTGTTGAAGGAGGCAGAGAACGCTGGTCGACCTTCCTCAGGTGGAAGCTGCCTCTCTTCAGGGAGGCTAGCACCTCGTCCATGGGCGAGCTCACTGCATAtaggaagagaagaggaagacaaATGGCGATTGGCTACTGTAACTTGCTAATCTAATTGAGCATACTATGGTAAATGGTTCCAGTACCTCTTCTGCTGTGGGAGTCAACCTGGGGAGTCTTCCTCAGTTTTTGCCGGGCGCTTAACAGTTGGCTGCTATCAAAGAAGCGAGGGATAAATGGACCGAgtggggagagggagagctcTTCTGCTGCattcttcccttcaaccttctGCCCATGCCGACCTGGGCTCCCAGAAGGCGACAACTCCTCCTTTATTGGcaggggaggtggagggggaggtggaggaggaggagacatgGGGGATGCCAGTAGTGAGGACAGGGAGCAGGGAGAGCAGGTGGAGTCTGCAGTACTGGGCAcaggcagaggaggaagagatgcCGTGAGGACAGTGACGGGCTGAGTGGTGAGTGTGGAGCTGGGGTCCGTCTGCACACTGGTACTGAGACACAGCGGGTGGCCCACACTCGCGCTACTCATTTCCATGCTCCTTCCACGCTCTCTTCTTCTAGTGTGGGTCACGCGTAGTCGAGTGGACTTGAGAATCACCTGACCTGGGTACCGCTAGAGAAAGACACAGCGAAAGACAGAAGTTGTCGATtagtaagaaaagaaaaaagaaaaatgttgatatttacatttaattaataGGAGGGCACATACCTGCTTGAAAGTGCGTAGTCTCTCCAGAGTTCTCTGCCTCTCCTGACTAACTCGGCTGTTCTTCCTCTCTtcgtcttcctcttcatcatcattCAGCTGAAAATTGTTGAGGTTTAGAGGAGGAGAGAGTTACTGACATAGCTACAGGTATACAGTCACATCATTATAAAAAAGCGCATACCTGTAAGACCTGGTGGGATACAGAGTCCTTGTGGATAGCTTGACGTTCCTGCTGTTTCTGAGTGTGGTTGGATACACAGATCTcctgcagaaagaaaaaaaacatcaacacactgACCCACACAGTATCATAAATAATGCCAATTCCAATTCCAATGCATATTAGTTAGTTTCCTGATGAAATACGTTTTTGGCATAGCAGGACACCATTTCAAAAGTCACTTCTGCTTGGATATGAAGCCTAATCAAACAAAAGGCAAAACACACACTTCTACATATTgaatagtatacactaacagtATGTAGAATCCAGGATACACTTCAGGAATGAAAATAAGTGTAATTGTACACACCCTTTTGTTCCTCAGATAGGAACGCTTGGCAGTGATGCGACCCCTTCTTGCCTCCAGCTGTCGAGCGCTGACCTGAAGTCTGCGCAGCTCTTCCCTCTTTGCAGTATCATCCCCTTTTATATCATCTGCACTTTCAAAGGTATCATAGTACACCACCTCATCCTGACGctctgcaaacacacatacataaatatatagactTGTTTGGAGACACAGCTACATGTCTTTCATGTGTTAGACAGACACTACACACCATTAATGTACTAGTACTAGAGTATGTATGTACTAGAGTAATAATTCAGACTTGTCTTGTAGCATGTTCATGCGCAGTCAACAGTACAGAATAGTTTGTGAAATGTAGTGTCTTGTCAGGACTCTTTTAAAAAAGGGGCTTAGGATAAGGGGCTTATCCTGTGAGCAAAATGTGTCCAAAAGTAGCTTGTAAAATACCTGACATCTGTCTGTGAATGCTGTCTAGTTGAGCAGTGAGGAGCAGCTCTTCACACTGTAGTATCTCAACCTGGATATCGTACAGTTGGAGCTGGCGCTCATAGTAACGTGTCTCCATGTGGTCTAAGAGGGCCATGGCATCGTCACTGCTACACAGACTCTGCATCTGAGGGGACaggacaaaaaaagtcacatcaaaagactgtttgtgtgtgagtgtttatgtCTGTTCATATGTGTTTTCAATGGTGTTGAGTGTTACTATCACACCTCCTCTCGAAGTGTGTGTTTCCTCTGCTCCAGACAGATCTCCCTGGCTCTCTGGAGCTGTAGAGTTTCCTTGGCGACAGAGTAACAGAGTCTCTCCATGCGCTCTACCGCCGCTGTCCATGAAGATTTACCAAACTTACGCCGGTCCACCTTCATATGCTCATAGAGCCctacacgcatgcacgcacgcacgcacgcacgcatgcacacacacacacgcgcgcacacacacacacacacacacacacacacacacacacacacacacactgaacatgaGTGGGCATTTCActcactttcttttcttttaatgtgATGCCTAAAGTCAAAGATAGGAAATATGTATTACAATAATGTAGAGGGAGACATCTATTGGCCACATTTGGACATTACAACTTCTTTCATTCCAGTTTACACTTGAAGCCACTCATCTGATTTTTGATCTAATAAGTGTCAGATAATAAATGGACAAATCAGTAGTGGAGAAAAAACTGGGATAAGCAGGGGCACATTTTGGATTAATCCTTCACAAAGACAATCTGTTCGCAGAGCTGTTTGATCGATAGGTTGTCCTTGTTTCCTCCTGGCCCTGTCAAAACGTGGCTGTCTGCACTGGCTCATTAAAAGCAAATCACATTAGCCTTGGTGTTCAAAACCACACACAGGTCAATAGCAGGCCAATActaccactgtgtgtgtgtgtgtgtgtgtgtgtgtgtgtgtgtgtgtgtgtgtgtgtaattattcAAAGTCATTCCTCTGCTGCTTTATTGACTTGACATTGGCAGTGACCGTGATGGCATACTGAACCTTTCTGGGCTCTAGCAGTGATCTCAAAGTATTTTACAGTAAACTCCTGGATGTTGAGTACTGCCTCCTGAGCTTTCTTCTGCCAGTCAGAGTCCTCCTTTTTTAGAGCCTCGATCCGCCTTGGGCCCAAATAGTCATTCTCTATAGAAATCTGTTGAGAGAGGTCGAACATATTTTTGTCAGCAAGGCTAAGAACAACGACAGTAAGACAAAGATTTATCCTGTGAAAAGTCcaaaggaaaaataaattatacaaactAAAAGTATGTACACTCtgtgatacagtatatattatgcTGATATTAAAAATTGGATCTGAAGTTATATGGTATACGAATAGTTTGATCTGAGGTGACACAGTACAGCCAATGCAGTTAGAGGCACATTTATAAAAACCATACCCAGAAGATATACTGCTTCATCTGAGATTCAGATGTGGAACCCCAAAATGTCGCACATTACTGCCACAAAGTGGCAAGAATAAATGGgcttcacaaaaaaaagaagaaaatagtgATAGAAATGTTTTCCCTAATAATACTTAGGAGTTATTAGGTGGTAGTTTACATGACATGACAGTTAATCTCACATAAAAATGTTGTAGCGAAAGATTTCCTGACTTACAGTAAATTGATGCATGCCATGAGGAACAGGATAAATTAGAAATGGTTTCACTGGAAAAAGCAGGCCTGGAGAGGGAGCTACACTCCCAGACATGGAAGCACTGGCATTATGCAGTATGTTCTACCATGTGCCTATTCAAACAAACATGCATACACCATTGCCAACACCATTTTTTCATACAAAACCATTTTAACCATCTAATAAAAGCATAATCGCCATTTAGATGGAACATAGGAAATTGATATTGCGAACAATTGAAAACTGTTAAATGCCTTTTGATATTTTTTCCTGAGGATAAAAGGAAGAatgatgtaataataataaattcacCATTTATCAGCACTTAAACAACCAGTTTAAACCTGTACTATTTCAGCATCACACATTCACTTTATCTTTTAATTAGTGGATTCTAGGACCATTTGAAGAAAGTTAAAGACCATAATGGGAATATGACGTCACTGTGTCTCTGTTAAACATACGCAGACAAAATGCTCACTGATCAATACGGAGCAAAATTGAATCaccagaggaaaacaaaaagtgcCTGTACAGgataaagaaagaaggaaatcaGCAATGGTTACAGAGCTGCATCCCTGTCTGACCCTAACCTCGCTGTACCTCTGCTCACACTGCACTACTCAGCAGTGCACCAGTATCATTTACCACTGCAACTTCCTGCTGTCTGATTGCCAGTGCTCATTCCTTTGCTTTCATTTTATTCAGCATTGCTGTACATAGTGTACTTTTAGACATGTTGGCTTTACATCTGAtgatttgtgttaactgtaaaTCTTACTAAGCAACCTTTTACACAAAAACCTACCATAAAACACTATTTAGATATACTGTGTGGACTTGTTTTGCCTTTGTGAATACACAAGATTAGAGGCTACATTGAGACTTGAACAACTCAAGCACTGGCTAGGCTGATGCTACTCTATATCAACATACCTCGTTTTTTAGTTGAGGGATTGATTGTGGTCAACATGTttgatatttatattttctttgttAATCTTATAGTTTGTGATCAACATTTCATCGTATTGTCTGACACAGCAGAATCCTCTTTCTTTTGTCTTGTATTCAATGACCTGATCTTAATTtgtcaaattgaaaattattaaaaacactgaTACTGACTGTTCCAGCTCACAAAATGCAGTCATCTTTTTCCTGTAGtattttctctctccccttatCACATCATACATTTTCATACTTTTTAAATTATTCATTAGATTTGGagatttcttaaaaaaaaggcattttcaCACCTCTGTACagcgagaaaaaaaaagaagcataaaCACACAGTGGGATGAATATTTTGTAGTGACAAATAATGctgaatttgaaagacaaaaatgaaaaagtgacCAGCAGGGTAAcagaaaaaagatatataaaccCAAAACTAAGGGAATTCAGATGAAGAAGAGCGTGTGTCTAAGCTACAAACACTGTAGGCTATAAATAGACCCGGAAGTACAAGTTCAAGGTTCCCTCCCCCATAGATATTCAGCCAGGGGGTTCCATGGTGTAATGGTTAGCACTCTGGACTCTGAATCCAGCGATCCGAGTTCAAATCTCGGTGGGACCTGTGAGTTTTGCAACTACTTAGTGGTCCTTTCTGGCAAAGCCTCTCGGGGATCTCATGTGCTGGCgtgattactgcagtaaaaaaaTCTGacggcagagagacagaaagtaaGAGAGTTTGCTCTGGCAAAAACAAATGTGCAGTGAAGAAGTGATTTGTGTTGACTGTCAATTACGGCCTATTACTATTGTAGTGGGTCAATGTAAGTCAGTTTGCTGGTTTGTATGAGAAAGTGAAAGTACAGTAGGTTTTCccgctgcagcattctgaacAGTAAAGTGACTCAAGAATAGAAATACTACTAACTACGCAGGACAGAAAGGATATCTGAAGTACTACAAGGTGGGAAATAAGGGACATACTTTCAGTAAATGAGCTAAGAAACAGGCAGTAACAATCAGTAGCTATATtttatcatcatcaccaccatatTTTATAGTTAATTCAGCATACCAAACTGATTTTGTTCAATTACGCAAGCCAACGTCAAAGGAATTTGATCATCTATTAGGTATCCAATTTCTCCAAATCAAACTGTTTTTATCAATTTCATTATAGTTCTGAGTGTCATTTGATTGAcaacacacatttcacacacatcaTGTGGTCCTGCAGTTCAGATTGTAAtgtattaagattttttttcaaagaatcCCCTTTCACAAGAAATGTAATCTTAAAAtagttttcattaaaaaagaAGTGATGGAAATATACATTTGCCACAAATTATCCTAATAATGACCTTTATTTTTGGAAATTTATGGAAACGTATGGAATTATTTCCCTCTGTTGTTACAAGACTTTCCTCTCTGTCACAAGGGCATTTGCATGAGCAGAACAACCAATAGGaacactctctctttctgaaatgacctgtAAGTGGCCAAAGAGCTAAGAGGAGGTGcagaatacaatatacaatattacaatatagTACAGGTCTCGTATTACTTACTTACAATATACTGAAAGATTGTTGTGGAATTTTTGCCAAGCGCCACAAAAAATAAACacctaccacagctttaataAAGGATTAAACACTCTGCTTACATTACTGTCTTTAGCTGACACTGAAAGTCTATTCAGCCACAACTAAACTGAAAAGCTCTCTAATTTCGTCCTCCATCTTCCCATTTCTGCTTCATGTTTGCT
Coding sequences within:
- the LOC116056787 gene encoding junction-mediating and -regulatory protein-like; amino-acid sequence: MSFTMEDNLESGWVAVRPNAFEVKEKHKFVFIVAWNEVEGKFAITCHNRTVQRRSFGRDPPAEATGKDGDKTKWPESPVRVSKSPSKGAKEAVFRGPKTVISTKPSPVKIPTVIKSAAYPVSPDTEVLKSLREGQLSPSLDSLDLEELDSLGMKDCSWAGLFSFQDLRSIHQQLCSVNSDLEPCLPVFPEEPAGMWTVLFGPTEVTETEMDELCYSLQMYLGHALDTCGWKILSQVLFTENDDLDEYYESLSELRQSGLEEALNRAAKHLQELLEKHQTIDSMVKLLELYEEEDEAYGGLLEASTRLYQYLLQPFRDMRELAMLRRQQIKISIENDYLGPRRIEALKKEDSDWQKKAQEAVLNIQEFTVKYFEITARAQKGLYEHMKVDRRKFGKSSWTAAVERMERLCYSVAKETLQLQRAREICLEQRKHTLREEMQSLCSSDDAMALLDHMETRYYERQLQLYDIQVEILQCEELLLTAQLDSIHRQMSERQDEVVYYDTFESADDIKGDDTAKREELRRLQVSARQLEARRGRITAKRSYLRNKREICVSNHTQKQQERQAIHKDSVSHQVLQLNDDEEEDEERKNSRVSQERQRTLERLRTFKQRYPGQVILKSTRLRVTHTRRRERGRSMEMSSASVGHPLCLSTSVQTDPSSTLTTQPVTVLTASLPPLPVPSTADSTCSPCSLSSLLASPMSPPPPPPPPPPLPIKEELSPSGSPGRHGQKVEGKNAAEELSLSPLGPFIPRFFDSSQLLSARQKLRKTPQVDSHSRRVSSPMDEVLASLKRGSFHLRKVDQRSLPPSTGDDDPNSILAQIRKGVKLRRVPRKERRDQGELPASTDPLTRSIHEALRRIKDASPDSDSDDDDWES